A DNA window from Haladaptatus cibarius D43 contains the following coding sequences:
- a CDS encoding PKD domain-containing protein: MISRTHSDADSTDLISGRTVVSLIFVAIMLFSAVAPAVASISATASESTPAAVTESAPLTASTPTATTGQLSAADGTPLTGDSVWSFDGGTHRYATTDETGSFSLDGDGTVGFYQKTDNHYWQRDGVADMYATGHGSENIGEITVPNAHVLNVRVLDTDGNPVSDVSVRLSDHAEDSNASVGIVGETDENGFYRADRAPFTGVEIAGNVSVAVRSPPTQERFVQRQYRRNLTVTNEQTLTIRLEDGEEAIDVTGSFSRFDGTPTSGSVDIRTERTFADGENRSFALDDSGALDATLPFNQQLEGMTFHHVSFVQPDFQRDGAPDLFAVDRIDGTESVDFDRQLPQAHTTMFSVTDDDGTPVANADVTVTHRSPTGATASKTFQTDESGRLGGGKSPGLELTGRLTIRVSPPDSDRFVGGAVRSLDVRDSTHVSVSLDEAPPELSGLSTPNSVELGDSISLTADASGAVSEYRWDFDSDGVTDETTAEPTVSHSYAEIGTFSPTVTAVADDGVTASTSETISVADTRAPIANISVPLTILSGVPVTFSAEETTDEGGIARYVWEFDDGTTKETNSPTVSNTFETVGPQTLRVTAYDDAGNSDSAARTFEIGNWSEDGGGAPGNNSSAGNGTNGGGAGGAGGGGGGFSEAIVETSHGDDGVAIDVLNGRDGETAWADLSGEETAAVSFTEVGIEFDRTDANTAITADGKSVDDASDAPENALALLDLRERYVRTGDVDSATIRFSVSPDELPEGATLSDVTLSQLRGDEWHTVHSTRDGVEFSATVSAFSTIAVSVAGEGAETVPESGTGTETNSPDDRQSNSAESRANTNTTNARKTTSTVTTTGTAETQDVLSNGQPGFGFVVALLALVVLARERQRL, from the coding sequence ATGATTTCACGGACACATTCAGACGCCGATTCGACTGACCTGATTTCTGGTCGCACCGTCGTGAGCCTCATCTTCGTCGCCATCATGCTGTTTTCTGCCGTGGCCCCGGCAGTTGCCAGCATTTCGGCGACAGCAAGCGAATCGACGCCAGCGGCGGTGACAGAATCAGCACCACTGACGGCATCGACGCCAACGGCGACCACCGGACAACTGAGCGCCGCTGACGGCACCCCGCTTACCGGCGATTCCGTCTGGTCGTTCGACGGTGGGACACATCGCTACGCGACGACAGACGAAACCGGTTCGTTCAGCCTCGATGGCGACGGGACGGTCGGTTTCTACCAGAAAACTGACAATCACTACTGGCAGCGCGACGGAGTTGCCGACATGTATGCAACCGGTCATGGATCTGAAAACATCGGTGAAATTACCGTCCCGAACGCGCATGTGCTCAACGTGCGTGTTCTCGACACAGATGGAAATCCGGTTTCCGACGTGAGCGTTCGTCTGAGCGACCACGCAGAGGATTCGAACGCATCGGTCGGTATCGTCGGTGAAACGGATGAAAACGGATTCTATCGTGCGGACAGAGCGCCGTTTACCGGCGTCGAAATCGCCGGAAACGTCTCGGTTGCGGTTCGCTCCCCGCCGACGCAAGAGCGATTCGTCCAGCGTCAGTATCGCCGAAATCTGACTGTCACGAACGAACAAACGCTGACGATTCGGTTGGAAGACGGGGAAGAAGCTATCGACGTGACCGGCAGTTTCAGCCGGTTCGACGGAACGCCGACGTCCGGTTCGGTCGATATTCGAACCGAACGCACGTTCGCCGACGGTGAGAATCGTTCGTTTGCACTGGATGATTCCGGCGCACTCGACGCGACGCTTCCATTCAATCAGCAACTGGAAGGGATGACGTTCCACCACGTTTCGTTTGTCCAACCCGACTTTCAGCGTGATGGCGCGCCAGACCTGTTCGCCGTCGATAGAATCGACGGCACGGAATCCGTCGATTTCGACCGGCAACTCCCACAGGCGCACACGACGATGTTCTCCGTTACCGACGACGACGGGACGCCGGTTGCGAACGCGGACGTTACGGTAACCCACCGAAGTCCGACGGGAGCGACGGCGAGCAAAACGTTCCAAACCGACGAAAGCGGGCGACTCGGCGGCGGCAAGTCACCCGGACTCGAACTCACCGGACGTCTGACTATTCGAGTGTCGCCGCCGGACTCCGACCGATTCGTCGGCGGTGCGGTTCGTTCCCTCGACGTTCGTGATTCGACGCACGTCTCGGTTTCGCTTGACGAAGCGCCGCCGGAGTTGTCCGGCCTTTCAACCCCGAATTCGGTCGAACTCGGCGATTCGATTTCGCTCACTGCGGACGCGAGCGGCGCTGTTTCCGAATACCGATGGGATTTCGATAGCGACGGGGTGACCGACGAAACGACCGCGGAACCGACGGTTTCACACAGCTACGCCGAAATCGGCACGTTCTCTCCGACCGTGACGGCGGTTGCCGACGATGGCGTAACCGCGAGTACGAGCGAGACGATTTCGGTGGCGGACACGCGTGCACCGATTGCGAACATCTCCGTCCCGCTGACGATACTCTCCGGCGTTCCGGTCACCTTCTCCGCCGAGGAGACGACCGACGAGGGTGGAATTGCTCGCTACGTTTGGGAGTTCGATGACGGAACGACGAAGGAAACGAACTCACCGACCGTTTCGAACACGTTCGAGACGGTCGGCCCACAAACGCTGCGAGTTACGGCGTATGACGACGCCGGAAATTCCGATTCCGCGGCCCGAACGTTCGAAATCGGAAATTGGAGCGAGGATGGCGGCGGTGCCCCCGGAAACAACAGTAGTGCTGGAAACGGTACTAACGGCGGCGGTGCTGGCGGCGCGGGTGGCGGCGGTGGCGGATTCAGCGAAGCAATCGTCGAAACATCGCACGGCGACGACGGCGTGGCAATCGACGTGTTGAACGGTCGAGACGGCGAAACCGCGTGGGCCGACCTCTCCGGCGAGGAAACGGCCGCCGTCTCGTTCACCGAAGTCGGCATCGAGTTCGACCGAACCGACGCGAACACCGCGATTACGGCGGACGGAAAATCCGTTGATGACGCTTCTGACGCTCCGGAGAACGCTCTCGCACTTCTCGACCTTCGGGAGCGATACGTTCGAACCGGTGACGTGGATTCTGCGACGATTCGGTTCTCTGTTTCGCCCGACGAACTACCGGAGGGGGCGACCCTTTCGGACGTGACCCTCTCCCAACTTCGGGGCGACGAGTGGCACACCGTTCACAGCACGCGGGACGGAGTCGAATTTTCGGCGACCGTTTCTGCCTTCTCGACCATTGCGGTGAGCGTCGCTGGTGAGGGAGCGGAAACGGTACCCGAGTCCGGAACTGGCACCGAAACGAACTCCCCGGACGACCGGCAGTCGAATTCGGCAGAGTCGCGTGCTAACACCAACACCACGAACGCCAGGAAAACGACATCGACAGTGACGACCACGGGAACGGCGGAAACGCAGGACGTGCTTAGCAATGGCCAACCAGGATTCGGATTCGTCGTTGCTCTTCTCGCGCTGGTGGTTCTCGCCCGCGAGAGGCAACGTCTTTAA
- a CDS encoding ribonuclease H-like domain-containing protein, which yields MRIENSFIPVRGVGEKTEQKLWQNGAIDWNEFDPSLVGSATGDRIESFIATASEHLDDGNSRYFASEFPSGENWRLYENFRENTCFFDIETTGLSKYSSVVTTVSLHRGGETKTLVRGDDLTAEALQREFSESDLLVSFNGKRFDQPFLEHNFDLSMDAPHLDLMYTCKRLGLSGGLSAVENELGVSRGGMDIGGQDAVRLWYQYEAGDEAALETLVRYNQYDTQNLETILETVTETLHDDVFACHLP from the coding sequence ATGCGAATCGAGAACAGTTTCATTCCCGTCCGCGGGGTGGGCGAGAAGACGGAGCAGAAACTGTGGCAAAACGGTGCAATCGATTGGAACGAGTTCGACCCGTCGCTCGTCGGCAGCGCGACGGGGGACAGAATCGAGTCGTTCATCGCCACGGCGAGCGAGCATCTCGACGACGGCAACTCACGCTATTTCGCGTCCGAATTTCCCAGCGGCGAGAACTGGCGACTGTACGAGAACTTCCGCGAGAACACCTGTTTTTTCGACATCGAAACGACCGGGCTAAGCAAATATTCGAGCGTCGTCACGACCGTCAGTTTGCATCGCGGCGGCGAGACGAAAACGCTGGTTCGAGGTGACGACCTCACGGCGGAGGCCCTTCAGCGCGAATTTTCGGAGTCCGATCTGCTCGTTTCCTTCAACGGCAAGCGGTTCGACCAGCCTTTCTTGGAACACAACTTCGACCTGTCGATGGACGCGCCGCACCTCGATTTGATGTACACCTGCAAACGTCTCGGCCTCTCCGGCGGGCTGAGTGCGGTGGAAAACGAACTCGGCGTCAGCCGCGGCGGCATGGACATCGGCGGGCAGGATGCAGTTCGACTCTGGTATCAGTACGAAGCAGGGGATGAAGCGGCACTGGAGACGCTCGTTCGATACAACCAGTACGACACGCAGAATCTGGAGACGATTTTGGAGACGGTTACCGAGACGCTTCACGACGACGTGTTCGCGTGTCATCTGCCCTGA
- a CDS encoding cyclase family protein codes for MYRDCSHSLDSGATVYPDDPPVNCTPHATHEADGYRVTNLELGSHSGTHVDAPCHTEPEGRTLDSFSIETFVFDALLVDCRQKVAREPIRPADLPEPTDDDLLVFRTGWDTHWGTDDYFDHPYLTRETARWCTDHDYHVAIDALNVDPTPTENATEGEPEGVPAHRKLLGTDHLILENLTNLDGLPRQFRLTAFPLSVEDADGAPVRAVAEY; via the coding sequence ATGTACCGTGATTGTTCCCACTCGCTCGACTCGGGCGCGACAGTGTACCCCGACGACCCACCCGTAAACTGCACGCCGCATGCGACCCACGAGGCGGACGGCTATCGGGTCACCAACCTCGAACTCGGGAGCCACAGCGGAACCCACGTCGATGCGCCGTGTCACACCGAACCCGAGGGGCGAACGCTCGATTCGTTCTCCATCGAAACGTTCGTTTTCGACGCCCTGCTGGTCGATTGCCGTCAAAAGGTGGCCAGAGAACCGATTCGCCCCGCCGACCTTCCAGAACCGACCGACGACGACCTGCTCGTCTTTCGGACCGGATGGGACACCCACTGGGGAACGGACGACTATTTCGACCATCCGTATCTGACCCGCGAAACCGCAAGATGGTGTACAGACCACGACTACCACGTCGCCATCGACGCGCTGAACGTTGACCCGACGCCGACGGAAAACGCAACTGAAGGGGAACCCGAAGGAGTTCCCGCCCACCGCAAACTGCTCGGAACCGACCACCTCATTCTGGAAAATTTGACCAACCTCGATGGATTGCCGCGACAGTTTCGATTGACCGCGTTTCCGCTTTCCGTAGAAGATGCAGATGGTGCGCCGGTTCGTGCGGTTGCGGAGTATTGA
- a CDS encoding ATPase domain-containing protein, with product MSNIQLTKISTGTTGLDEILRGGFIAKRSYLLRGDPGTGKTILGMNYLTAGVESGETVLFVNLEESAEDIRDNASTLDIDLSDVHFLDLSPDSDVFVDEQSYDIFTPSEVEQEPLTQAITERVESIDPDRVFIDPLTRLRHLTSDEYQFRKQVIAFMHYLKEQGATVLFTSQHSDESSDDDLQYMTDGTIELENSTHGRTISVPKFRGSSVNEGDHAMRIKTGGLAVYPEISPTNHSRTFEIESVSSGVPEVDQLLHGGLERGTISILSGPTGVGKTTVGTQFMKEAAGRGERSVMYMFEETLETFRERSETINIPVKRMQEQGALEVEEMKPLDRSATEFAHRVRKDVEENDTSIVMIDGIDGYKLSLRDDNERVLVRKLHSLCRYLKNMGVTVILVDEIDTITGEFQATEAGISYLADNIIFLRHLEVTGEMRKAIGVLKKRTSDFERTLREFEITEHGLKVGEPLTQLNSVLSGSPEVAQQPSESYNG from the coding sequence ATGAGTAACATTCAACTGACAAAAATATCGACCGGAACAACGGGGCTTGACGAAATTTTGCGAGGGGGTTTCATCGCAAAACGAAGCTACCTTCTTCGGGGTGACCCGGGAACAGGAAAGACGATTCTCGGAATGAACTATCTCACTGCTGGTGTCGAGTCTGGCGAGACGGTTCTGTTCGTTAATTTGGAGGAATCAGCGGAGGACATTCGGGACAACGCATCGACGCTCGACATCGACCTCTCGGACGTTCACTTCCTCGATTTAAGTCCGGATTCCGACGTGTTCGTTGACGAGCAATCCTACGATATTTTCACACCCAGCGAAGTCGAACAAGAACCGCTCACACAAGCGATTACCGAACGGGTCGAATCCATCGACCCAGACCGGGTGTTCATCGACCCGCTCACCCGACTTCGTCATCTGACGTCGGACGAGTATCAGTTCAGAAAGCAAGTCATCGCGTTCATGCACTACCTGAAAGAGCAGGGTGCGACAGTGCTGTTTACGTCCCAGCACAGCGATGAATCGTCGGACGACGACCTGCAGTATATGACCGACGGCACGATTGAACTGGAAAACTCGACGCACGGACGCACCATCAGCGTCCCGAAATTCCGCGGGTCGTCGGTCAATGAGGGCGACCACGCGATGCGAATCAAAACGGGCGGCCTTGCGGTCTATCCGGAAATATCTCCGACGAACCACTCCCGAACGTTCGAAATCGAATCCGTTTCCTCGGGCGTTCCAGAAGTTGACCAACTGCTTCACGGTGGTCTCGAACGCGGAACCATCAGCATTCTAAGCGGGCCAACTGGGGTCGGCAAGACGACTGTCGGAACGCAGTTCATGAAAGAGGCCGCGGGACGAGGTGAACGCTCGGTCATGTACATGTTCGAGGAAACGTTGGAGACGTTCCGTGAACGGAGCGAAACCATCAACATCCCGGTCAAACGGATGCAAGAACAGGGGGCGCTTGAAGTCGAAGAGATGAAACCGCTCGACCGCTCCGCCACCGAGTTTGCCCACCGCGTTCGGAAAGATGTAGAGGAAAACGACACCAGCATCGTCATGATAGACGGTATCGACGGCTACAAACTCTCGCTTCGGGACGACAACGAACGCGTGTTGGTGCGAAAACTCCACTCGCTCTGCCGATATCTGAAAAACATGGGCGTCACCGTCATCCTCGTGGACGAAATCGACACCATCACCGGCGAGTTCCAAGCCACGGAGGCGGGAATCAGCTATCTCGCGGACAATATCATTTTCCTCCGCCACCTCGAAGTGACGGGCGAGATGCGCAAGGCCATCGGCGTGTTGAAAAAGCGGACGAGCGACTTCGAACGCACGCTTCGCGAGTTCGAAATCACCGAGCATGGACTCAAAGTCGGAGAACCGCTGACCCAACTCAACAGTGTCCTCTCGGGTTCTCCGGAGGTGGCGCAACAGCCATCGGAGTCGTACAATGGGTGA
- a CDS encoding response regulator, which produces MGEAALILALGKQERNLELLAGLLENGGYDVEIATSMSEFDELLSVRDDVALAVLDVDGFTEDIWKRCEQLNDRDIPMLVLAAQIPPAMRQKAVSRGAQTILEKPVDKADLQATIRGLMEYIRMN; this is translated from the coding sequence ATGGGTGAGGCGGCCCTTATCCTCGCACTCGGGAAACAAGAGCGGAACCTCGAACTGCTCGCCGGACTGCTCGAAAACGGTGGTTACGATGTCGAAATTGCGACGAGTATGTCCGAGTTCGACGAATTGCTCTCCGTTCGGGACGACGTGGCACTTGCCGTCCTCGACGTTGACGGCTTTACTGAGGACATCTGGAAGCGCTGTGAGCAACTCAACGACCGCGACATTCCGATGCTCGTCCTCGCCGCACAGATTCCGCCCGCAATGCGCCAGAAGGCGGTCAGCAGGGGGGCACAGACGATTCTCGAAAAGCCGGTGGACAAAGCGGATTTGCAGGCGACGATACGCGGACTGATGGAATACATCCGAATGAACTGA
- a CDS encoding HFX_2341 family transcriptional regulator domain-containing protein has translation MQSIDEVHIAPLGYEYDRIVEPVREHGVDVLYLLEHDGPASERPTYHDELKSVLVDEGIDVRSEAVDLLDIYDVLGVVTTLVSDHVDDIVRVNVSSGSKLSAVGAAIACMATDATAYYVQPEGYAHQDRDERQSYGYVGEEVLPTYPIESPSRDQVAVMDYLEEVDTEVYTPKKKDIIDYAESANLSFISESSPANDKAKFALLNANIVDPLAEDGYVDVSKVGRQKQVTLTETGRDVLRAFRHKL, from the coding sequence ATGCAATCCATCGACGAGGTTCACATCGCGCCGCTCGGATACGAATACGACAGAATCGTCGAACCAGTCCGAGAACACGGTGTCGATGTTCTCTATCTTCTCGAACACGACGGCCCGGCGAGCGAGCGCCCAACATATCACGACGAACTGAAATCCGTTTTGGTGGATGAGGGAATCGACGTTCGAAGCGAGGCCGTCGATTTGCTCGACATCTACGACGTTCTCGGCGTCGTCACGACGCTCGTCTCCGACCACGTAGACGACATCGTGCGCGTGAACGTTTCGAGCGGGTCGAAACTCTCCGCGGTCGGCGCGGCCATCGCCTGCATGGCGACGGACGCCACGGCGTACTACGTCCAACCGGAGGGATACGCACATCAAGACCGAGACGAACGACAGAGCTACGGCTACGTCGGCGAAGAAGTGCTTCCGACCTATCCCATCGAATCGCCGTCGCGCGACCAAGTCGCCGTAATGGATTATTTGGAAGAGGTGGATACGGAGGTCTACACCCCGAAGAAAAAGGACATCATCGACTACGCCGAGAGTGCGAATCTGTCGTTCATCTCGGAGAGCAGTCCGGCGAACGACAAAGCGAAGTTCGCGCTGTTGAACGCCAACATCGTTGACCCACTCGCCGAGGATGGCTACGTCGATGTCTCGAAAGTCGGTCGGCAAAAGCAGGTCACGCTGACCGAAACGGGTCGAGACGTGCTTCGTGCATTCCGACATAAACTATAG
- a CDS encoding DUF7519 family protein, translating into MNTTHGSTRFGGALATVIAAYMVFVLGWVTGNLASVLMGLAGALCISLGTNGVQSSANEFRAAGSIAIVSGVLLLTASAVFGNPPLFALLLGLCVTAVALNATTTLTSVAGFPLYLMLRRSIAVLFVGLVVAGGIHAGAFRTFGEVVSTIAVTVSTSSDLARLISLQVAGLVVIELLHWVVPILDEWLTEGKKLKKRVLEPLDVRLETVPTPYWMFLGMQVIVASSAWGPSFFEALLVSLSIFGDVIRTLLRSGVLHVPLAAFLLFELGVLAVRTVQHVVIAWAGDRPPQAIAFSAGGIAVVVLAGLLGAGSILVPSFGSAVATIEPGALVEQFGPASVLIAGVGGILLAFIVLQVVAVSFVQPWVSLDSASGYALGGATLFIAALVAAELGAAPVVVFCGVAAALVVRDVGDHAAEINLQIGWEADTRRGEVVHATGVLLVAGVGVGLAVAVLSFVGPISLPTETWRGYLALALLLVAVVAFSLLLGNEDE; encoded by the coding sequence ATGAACACCACGCACGGTTCGACCCGGTTCGGCGGGGCGCTCGCAACCGTTATTGCCGCTTACATGGTGTTCGTCCTCGGCTGGGTGACCGGAAATCTCGCTAGCGTTTTGATGGGACTCGCGGGGGCGCTCTGCATCTCGCTCGGCACGAACGGCGTCCAGTCGTCGGCGAACGAGTTCCGAGCGGCCGGAAGCATCGCAATCGTCTCCGGTGTGCTGTTGCTCACGGCGAGTGCGGTGTTCGGCAACCCGCCGCTGTTCGCGCTCCTGCTCGGACTGTGCGTGACGGCGGTCGCGCTCAACGCGACGACGACGCTCACTTCGGTCGCCGGGTTTCCCCTCTATCTCATGCTCCGGCGCTCCATCGCCGTGCTGTTCGTCGGACTGGTCGTCGCCGGGGGAATCCACGCGGGAGCATTCCGGACGTTCGGTGAAGTTGTCAGTACGATAGCCGTCACGGTCAGCACGTCAAGCGACCTCGCTCGCCTCATCAGTTTGCAAGTCGCCGGATTGGTCGTCATCGAACTCCTCCACTGGGTCGTCCCGATACTGGACGAGTGGCTCACCGAAGGAAAGAAACTCAAAAAGCGGGTGCTCGAACCGCTCGATGTCCGACTCGAAACGGTGCCGACGCCGTACTGGATGTTCCTCGGGATGCAGGTTATCGTCGCCTCCTCGGCGTGGGGGCCGTCGTTTTTCGAGGCGCTTCTCGTCTCGCTGTCGATATTCGGCGACGTGATTCGCACCCTTCTGCGTTCCGGCGTGCTTCACGTCCCGTTGGCGGCGTTCTTGCTGTTCGAACTGGGAGTGCTTGCGGTGCGAACTGTTCAACACGTCGTCATCGCGTGGGCGGGCGACAGACCGCCGCAAGCAATCGCTTTCTCCGCGGGCGGTATCGCCGTCGTCGTCCTCGCGGGACTGCTTGGTGCGGGGTCGATTCTCGTGCCGTCGTTCGGTTCGGCGGTCGCAACCATCGAACCGGGAGCGCTGGTCGAACAGTTCGGCCCGGCATCGGTTCTCATCGCTGGCGTCGGCGGAATACTGCTCGCGTTTATCGTTCTGCAAGTCGTCGCCGTGTCGTTCGTGCAACCGTGGGTCAGCCTCGATTCGGCGAGCGGGTACGCGCTCGGCGGAGCGACCCTATTCATCGCGGCGCTCGTCGCGGCAGAACTCGGGGCGGCACCGGTCGTCGTCTTCTGCGGTGTCGCCGCCGCACTCGTAGTTCGAGACGTTGGCGACCACGCGGCGGAAATCAACCTCCAAATCGGTTGGGAAGCGGACACTCGCCGCGGCGAAGTCGTCCACGCGACCGGCGTGCTTCTCGTCGCTGGCGTGGGCGTCGGACTGGCGGTTGCCGTCCTCTCGTTCGTCGGCCCCATCTCGCTTCCGACGGAGACGTGGCGTGGCTATCTCGCGCTGGCACTGCTTCTCGTGGCGGTCGTTGCGTTCTCCCTCCTCCTCGGAAACGAAGACGAGTAG
- a CDS encoding DUF58 domain-containing protein, producing MSRGPQFDAGMTVALLAGAAGVVTGNATILLSSVVGFAYTAYRLGTSAPTLAVELDREVSERSPRPSEKVTVTLTVRNVGESAIPDLRIVDGVPERLAVVDGSPRHGTSLGADEEISFSYTIRTRRGAHEFEPTTLVAQSISGTEEKREKRTVETTITCDTFVEDVPLRAQTTASPGHITTDASGEGLEFHSTREYQPADPMSRIDWKRFARTQELTTVNFRESRSASVLLLVDARSEASIARRSGEPDAIDLSVYAAKRIATSLVRENNRVGVSVYGKQQMYLSPSGGREQAVRVRSELEDVPTPSSVPSGSGLFSAKRKQEMARRKLQKIRKRLGSETQVVFLSPMADDEAVDAAKRLDAYGHAVTVVCPDVTATETPGGSVAHLARRERLSEVRKGGLRVVDWSPDDPLAAAISKSQARWSA from the coding sequence ATGAGTCGCGGCCCGCAGTTCGACGCCGGAATGACGGTCGCCCTGCTCGCCGGGGCGGCGGGTGTGGTTACCGGAAACGCCACCATCCTCCTCTCGTCGGTCGTCGGATTCGCGTACACGGCGTACCGACTCGGAACCAGCGCGCCGACGCTCGCGGTCGAACTCGACCGCGAGGTGAGCGAGCGGTCGCCGCGCCCGAGCGAAAAAGTCACAGTTACCCTCACCGTCCGCAACGTCGGCGAATCGGCGATTCCCGACCTCAGAATCGTGGACGGCGTTCCGGAACGACTGGCCGTGGTCGATGGCTCGCCCCGCCACGGAACGAGTCTCGGTGCCGACGAAGAGATTTCGTTCTCGTACACGATTCGGACTCGTCGCGGCGCGCACGAGTTCGAACCGACAACGCTGGTTGCCCAGTCGATTAGCGGCACCGAAGAGAAACGCGAAAAGCGAACGGTCGAGACGACCATCACCTGCGATACGTTCGTCGAGGACGTTCCGCTCCGCGCTCAGACGACCGCTTCACCGGGGCACATTACGACCGACGCGAGCGGTGAAGGACTCGAATTTCATTCGACGCGGGAGTATCAGCCAGCAGACCCGATGAGTCGAATCGATTGGAAGCGGTTCGCGCGAACACAGGAGTTGACGACGGTGAACTTCCGCGAAAGTCGGTCTGCGTCCGTCCTCCTGCTCGTGGATGCTCGCTCGGAGGCCAGCATCGCGCGGCGGAGCGGCGAACCGGACGCAATCGACCTCTCGGTGTACGCCGCAAAGCGAATCGCAACGTCACTCGTTCGGGAGAACAACCGCGTCGGCGTTTCGGTGTACGGCAAACAGCAGATGTATCTCTCACCGAGTGGCGGCAGAGAACAGGCCGTGCGCGTTCGGTCGGAACTGGAAGACGTTCCGACGCCGAGTTCGGTTCCGTCCGGAAGCGGCCTGTTCAGCGCGAAACGAAAACAAGAGATGGCACGACGCAAACTGCAGAAAATTCGGAAACGGCTCGGGTCGGAGACGCAAGTGGTGTTTCTCTCGCCGATGGCCGACGACGAAGCCGTGGATGCTGCAAAGCGCCTCGACGCTTACGGTCATGCGGTGACCGTCGTCTGTCCGGACGTGACGGCGACCGAAACCCCCGGCGGGTCGGTCGCACACCTTGCACGACGGGAACGGCTTAGTGAGGTTCGAAAGGGCGGGTTGCGCGTTGTGGACTGGTCGCCCGACGACCCACTCGCCGCTGCGATTTCGAAGAGTCAAGCGAGGTGGTCGGCATGA
- a CDS encoding DUF7269 family protein: MRHLGRASQRIRHLLSESISREQLLFGIGVGSLSLAFVVIFAPWAIPESIIRPLVGWIAAPLPIIVIAGVAGVLGLWSVRGEVTEKEKSVWKPRREPEIAYYYEHRTSGADVDDALELQGNLELPSRKRRSRRATARKHVRNAAIQMLTERGYSESDAKQALKDGSWTDDPRAASFLGAPHSDIPLRTRIVDWTQGETFDRGAERAVTELETDDGGSR; this comes from the coding sequence ATGCGCCATCTGGGCCGGGCGAGCCAACGAATCCGCCATCTACTGTCCGAATCGATAAGCCGAGAGCAACTGCTGTTCGGCATCGGCGTCGGCTCGCTCTCGCTCGCTTTTGTCGTGATTTTCGCACCGTGGGCGATTCCGGAGTCGATCATCAGGCCGCTGGTCGGCTGGATTGCCGCCCCGTTGCCGATTATAGTCATCGCAGGAGTAGCGGGGGTGTTGGGTCTCTGGTCGGTCAGAGGCGAGGTGACGGAAAAAGAGAAGTCAGTGTGGAAACCGCGACGAGAACCCGAAATCGCCTACTACTACGAACATCGAACCAGCGGGGCCGACGTGGACGACGCACTCGAACTCCAAGGCAACCTCGAACTACCGTCCAGAAAGCGCCGCAGTCGCCGCGCGACCGCACGCAAACACGTTCGGAACGCCGCGATTCAGATGCTCACAGAGCGAGGATACAGCGAATCCGACGCGAAGCAGGCGTTGAAAGACGGGTCGTGGACGGACGACCCGCGTGCCGCCTCCTTCCTCGGCGCGCCGCATTCCGATATTCCGCTCCGAACCAGAATCGTCGATTGGACGCAGGGCGAAACGTTCGACCGAGGGGCCGAACGCGCCGTTACCGAGTTGGAAACAGACGACGGAGGGTCGCGATGA